From Cricetulus griseus strain 17A/GY chromosome 1 unlocalized genomic scaffold, alternate assembly CriGri-PICRH-1.0 chr1_0, whole genome shotgun sequence, a single genomic window includes:
- the Gja5 gene encoding gap junction alpha-5 protein, whose amino-acid sequence MGDWSFLGEFLEEVHKHSTVIGKVWLTVLFIFRMLVLGTAAESSWGDEQADFRCDTIQPGCQNVCYDQAFPISHIRYWVLQIIFVSTPSLVYMGHAMHTVRMQEKQKLRDAEKAKEAGATGSYEYPVAEKAELSCWKEVDGKIVLQGTLLNTYVCTILIRTTMEVAFIVGQYLLYGIFLDTLHVCRRSPCPHPVNCYVSRPTEKNVFIVFMLAVAALSLFLSLAELYHLGWKKIRQRFVKSRQGMDKQQLLRPSPNLVQSLTPPPDFNQCLRSRPGEKFLSDFSNNMGSRKNPDTLATEEMPDQELISRDGFIHMHYGQKPEEHNGASPGHRLPPGYHGDKRRLSKASSKARSDDLSV is encoded by the coding sequence ATGGGTGACTGGAGCTTCCTGGGGGAGTTCCTGGAGGAGGTCCACAAGCACTCCACGGTCATTGGCAAAGTCTGGCTCACCGTCCTGTTCATTTTCCGAATGCTGGTCCTGGGCACCGCTGCTGAGTCCTCCTGGGGAGATGAGCAGGCTGATTTCCGGTGTGATACCATTCAGCCCGGTTGCCAGAATGTCTGCTACGACCAAGCCTTCCCCATCTCCCACATTCGATACTGGGTGCTGCAGATCATCTTTGTGTCCACACCGTCTCTGGTCTACATGGGCCATGCCATGCACACAGTGCGCATGCAGGAAAAGCAGAAGCTGCGGGATGCGGAGAAAGCCAAAGAGGCGGGCGCCACTGGTTCCTATGAGTACCCAGTGGCCGAGAAGGCAGAGCTGTCCTGCTGGAAGGAAGTGGATGGGAAGATTGTCCTCCAGGGCACTCTACTCAACACCTATGTCTGCACCATTCTGATCCGCACCACCATGGAAGTGGCTTTCATCGTGGGCCAGTACCTCCTGTACGGGATCTTCCTGGATACCCTGCATGTCTGCCGCAGGAGTCCCTGTCCTCACCCCGTCAACTGTTACGTCTCAAGGCCCACAGAGAAGAATGTCTTCATTGTCTTTATGCTGGCTGTGGCTGcactgtctctctttctcagccTGGCTGAGCTCTACCACCTGGGCTGGAAGAAGATCCGACAGCGCTTCGTCAAGTCCCGGCAAGGTATGGATAAGCAGCAGCttcttaggccctcccccaaccTAGTCCAGAGCCTCACTCCTCCCCCTGACTTCAATCAGTGCCTGAGGAGCAGGCCAGGCGAGAAGTTCTTAAGTGACTTCAGTAATAATATGGGCTCCCGGAAGAATCCAGACACTCTGGCTACGGAGGAAATGCCAGATCAGGAGCTTATTTCTAGAGACGGTTTCATCCACATGCATTATGGTCAGAAGCCGGAGGAACACAATGGAGCCTCTCCAGGCCACCGCCTTCCTCCCGGCTACCATGGTGACAAGCGCCGCCTTAGCAAGGCCAGCAGCAAAGCAAGGTCGGATGACCTATCAGTGTGA